Genomic segment of Panicum virgatum strain AP13 chromosome 9N, P.virgatum_v5, whole genome shotgun sequence:
AAAGTATCAAGAGCGTGGCAATATTGCCCGCGCTGCCCAGCAGGGGAGCCAAATCCATTTCTCGGACTGATGAAATTGCTGAGACAAGGATGGGAGAAGCCATGTTCTGGGCAACCAATACGCCTAAGGTTGTATCCCTGGTCATCTTTGCTATATCCTTGGTTTGCTTAGTCCATAAATAGTTTTAGAGGCAGATAGCTCTTGATGTTTCTTCTAACCATACATTAGAACAACACCATACAAAGTCACTAGTCTCCCGAAAGTCTATTAAGCAAATACAGGGAAGAAAACTCCTTATCTCGAAATATTCGTCAAGCCACTTGCTGTGAGGAAGAAAAAGGTCGAGCCAAGAGGATCCCAatccagaaaaagaaaaatcagctACTTTGGTTCGACCTTGGACTGGAAAGAATAGCCCCCGCTGTAGTCGAACGAGTCCGTGCTCACGTCCTTGTCCTTCTTCGGGAGAGGATCATTGTAAGGATGGCGAGGAGCCCCCTTGGTGACGTCGAACTCGGTCGCGGACGTcgaggcggaggtcgaggaGCTGCTGAGCCCCTCGCCCTGCAGCATCACCTCGATCTCCTTGACGACCTCGCTCATGGACGGCCGGGCCGTGGCCACCTCGTCGACGCACCTGAGCGCCAGCTGCACGAACTTGCCGAACGCGGCGAGGTGGTTGGTGTTCATGATCCTGGCGTCGACCATGCCCCGGAGCCCGCAGAACTCGGCGTCGGAGGCGTCGAACAGCCTCTTGGCCTCCCGGACGACGTACTTGCCCTTCTCGATCGGCTGCTTCGCCACGATCAGCTCGAGCATGACGACGCCGAAGCTGTAGACGTCGCTCTTCTCGGTCAGCTGCTGGGACATGTAGTACTCAGGGTCCAGGTACCCCTGCAGGTGAAACCACGAAAGCGATCGAGGTCAGGATCACCGGAAGAAGAGACGCTGGCATGGCAGTAGCAGATGCAGTGACAGACATCAACTGGGCTGGGCATACCAGTGTCCCCTTCACTTGGGTGCTGACGTGGCCCCTCTCGCTGTCGGAGACCAGCTTGGAGAGGCCGAAGTCGGCGACCTTGGCCGTGAGATGCTCGTCCATGAGGATGTTGCTGGACTTGACGTCccggtggatgatgggcgggtcggcgagctcgtggaggtaggccagcccgcgcgccgcgcccagCGCCACCCGGAGCCGCTTCTTCCAGTCGAGGTGCAGCCCGCTCTTGCCGGAGAGGCTGTCGCGCAGCGTGCCGCCGGGCATGAACTCGTAGACGagcatctgctccccctgctcGAAGCAGAAGCCGACGAGGCCGACGAGGTTCTTGTGGTGCACGCGCGAGAGCAGCTCGATCTCGGTCTTGAACTCGTGCCCGCCCTGCATGGACCCCTGCTGCGCCCTCTTGATGGCGATGGACTGCCCCGTCGGCAGCATGCCCCGGTACACCTTGCCGTAGCCCCCGTACCCGAGCTCGTTCACCTCGGCGAAGTTGTTGGTGCTCCGCTTCAGCTCCTCGTACGAGAACCACCTCGCCCCCTTGAgccgcggcgcgccgccccTCTCCTCGCTCCGAGCCCACGACGCTGCCGGGGACGACGACACAGCTCTCACTGTCAGTCTTGGTGCGCGGCATGATTTGTCAGAGTCGGACGGGAGAAGGATCGGATCGGGTACGTACCGAAAgggccgccgagctccgccttGGCCTTCTGCGCCCGCCGCCTCTGCACGACCGCGTagaccgccgcggcggcgagcgccacgAGCAGGACGCCGCAGCCGACTGCGATCCCGATGATCACGCCCTTGCTCTTCGACGGCGACCTGCTCTCTGCAGCCAATTAAGCCATTCGAATCCGCCTCGATCAGTGTGCTCTCGTCATAAAAGTGAACCCCGTCAGCCATGCGAACAGGAGAACAGCACGATCGGCGATTGATCTCGACCTGGGAACGGGTACGGCGAGGCGATGAAGTAGTAGGGGCCGAACTCCTTGGGCGGCTTGAAGGTCTGGTTGCTGAGGTCGAAGCCGATGCGCATGACCTCGGAGCGGTTGAAGTAGGCGCTGCCGCCGGAGGGGAAGAGCTTGACCTGCACCTCCATGTAGGAGTCGCTGTCGAACAAGGGGTCCTGCAGGAAGACGGAGCCCGGGGTGAGCGCCAGCTTCGTCCACAGCATGCTCTCCAGCGCCTGGAACGCCGTGCCGTTGCCGACGTCGCGGAAGAAGGGCGCCCGGAAGTACATGACCCCCTGGTACGGGAACGCGCACGCGCAGCTCTGCGGGCTCAGGCTCTGCCCCGCCGGGCACGGCCCCGAGAAGCACTTCACCAGGCTCGTCGAgtagggcgccgccgccgcccgctgcgtCAGGTTGCAGTACGCCGCCGTGTTGGGCAGCCGCGCTTGCTCGCACACCGGGTTCCCGGCCAGCCTGAATGGAAACCCAAAGGGATCGATCAAGAAGTTGGTTGGGAGATGATCATGTCGCGGGCAAGCAGAACCAAGAAGCTTTTGCGTCGCGCGGGGGCGGGGCACTCACGCGAGGGTGCCGTTGTAGCTGGAGGTCACGATGAAGGAGGAGAACTCGTTGTCCTTCAAGCTCACCAGGCTGAGCTCACTGCTGATGCTCCTGCCCATGTCCAGGGTGCCGTTGAGCGCGTTGCCGTCGAGGATCCTGCAAAACAAATTAGGTCCCAATTCGAAGTTCGTCATCACTTCGTTTCACAGATAAGTCTCACTGGAATTCGATTTCAATTCGAAGGTTGGTGATGAGTGAGCTCTTACAATTGATTCAGCTGCGCGTCGCTAAACAACCTTGGCGACACGGTGCCGTAGAGCCTCCCGGCCTGTATGATCCTTGATGAACGTTGCGAGATCTTGTCAGGTTTTGCTGAATAGGCGTATGGTGTGCGGATCTGCAAGGTTTGAAGGAGAGACTTACAGAGCTGAGAGCTGTGGCAGCCTCCAAAACCACGCTGGGCACGGGGAAGGATCAAACGTGTTGTTGCTCAGATCACTGGGGTGAAGTTAGACCAGAAGAACTTCAGATTAACCTTGCCCAGGGATGGGTTTAAACAGCATGATGGTAGATAAATCTTCATGATGCAGATTGCTTACACGTAGTTGAGAGCATCCATCCCAGTTAGATCTGGCAAGGTTCCGGTGAGCTGGTTGTTGGCCAAGTTGCTGAAACGTGCCAATACTATGTTTAGTATGAGTTTATCTCCTCATACACACAACTGCAGTGGAACTAGATATGTGTAAACCCTGAACAACTTACAGCTCATTTACTTTGGTGAGGTTCTTCAGATTTGAAGGAACCGGGCCAGAGAGGGAATTTCTGTCCAGCCGTCTGTTCAATCAACATGCAGAGCAGAGGAATGTGTCAGTTTCATATTTGAGACAGAATTATAGATAGATTCATCTGAACCGTTCTTTTAGCAAAAGGAAACTTACACTACTTCAAGTGTACTGACAAGCCCAAGAGAGTCTGGGATACTCCCGGTGAATTTGTTTCCGTCAAGGAGCCTGCGGCAAGTATCTTGGTGTCAGTAACATGTCATCGAATTGCAAGAACGTTTTCAAACAGGAAATTCAGGAGCTCACAGATGGATCAGGGTCATCTCTGGGCTGAAGAGAGCGTCAGGGATCGGACCCGACAATTGGTTCTTGTTGAAGTGACTGCAGATAAGCATTCAGAAATACAAACCAGGGCGCTTCAGTTAGCGATacattccatttttttttttcatgttcatGACTATAAATGAAACAGCAGTCAACAAAATAATCTGGACCTACAAGTGCTTGGTTTTTAAAAGCTTGTCTAGGCCCATTCCACCGCTTGTTGAAATCGGCAGGGGACCGCTCATTTGATTGTCGGCGATGTCAAACCAGTAGAGGCTGGAGAGATTGCCCAGTGAagctggtatttttccagagaACTGATTCGAATTCAGTGCCCTGGAAGAGAGAGATGTCAAACTTTACTGAACAAAAGTGAACTTGTGAAGAAAAGGGAGAATGAAGGACAGTATCTTCCTCCTTACATGTAGGACAGCTTTGGCAGACTCCCTAGTTCATCCGGGATGGTGCCATGGAAACTGCAACCGGCCAGAATCCTGCAAAACATGCAATCCATATTAGCATCTCACAAGAGAGAGAAGGCAGAGGCTAAAACGAAAGAGATGAACAACGAACAGGTCTGGAACTAACAAGGTGGTGAGCTGCTTCAAGTTTCCGATGTTCGGAGTGAGCACGCCGCTGAGGTCCTTGTTGAATGATAGGTCCCTGCAAGCACATAATTTTCTCATGATTCACCGTTGCGTGTTGGTGCTAGAAACCTAGAGCAGAGACGTGGTGCTACTTACAGGGATTGCAGGTCACTGAGTTGCCCTATGTCAGCAGCTAGAATTCCTTTGATGCCCATGGTCGACAGTTTTCTGAAAGAGTTGAGAGGACAGAGTCTCAGTAGATTGAGCCTGTGAGTGTGCAATGAAAACTTTTACTCTCGGCTTCTGAGTACACCTACATGGAGATCACTTTGTTGTTGTCGCACGTCACTCCCTCCCATGGCGAATCCCCGCAGGGGTCGTCGGACTGTCCCCAGGTCGGCGGCGCGTTATGCCACTGATCCATCAACGCCCGGAGCACGGAGGCTGCAGGCAAACTCCATGGTTAATTTCATCTCTTAATTCGAGACAACAGAATTCCTATCGCTGCTGCCTGATCATCGACGGAGAAACAGTAAACCCAGAGTAGCCTAAACTCGACAGACACAGCCATGGAGACTACACATCCTCCAGAAGTCCAGAGTTCAGACTAGAGAAGAAGAGCAAACTCCCTACGCATAACAAAACAGTAATCTGAAAGCAAGTGGACCATGGCCGAGAGCCATCCATGCATGTTACTCACTGTCCTGACTGTCCGTCATGCCATGGCACGCCCGGACGCACGCCGCGAGCACGACGCCCACGGCAAGAGCGACGACGACGAACCccatcgtcctcctcctcccgccgcgccCGGCTGATGCTGCCTCCACGCGCGAACAACCCCCACGCACACGCCGGAGCTCGCGGCCCGAGGTGCGGTTTTAGGTCGCCCGTGCACTGCCGCCGTGCTCGGCAAAAGCTCGCGCAGAGCAACTACCGGCACCACAACCGAACGGCAGGATGCGCCTCATGATGGGGTGTGCACCCAGCGGAGTCAAATCGGCAGGGACGGACCCGTAGGGAGGGGCCGGGCCAAACCGACGACTTGACTTGAAAGCGAAGCCAAGCTCCCAGATGGAGATGGCACGGACCACCACTAGGCGGCTAGCTCGGCTAGTCCAgagcacgcgcgcgcgcccggccggccggggcagcTGGGTCGGGTCGTGTCGCCTCCCTCTCGCTGTCTGCGCAGGAAAGGCGCCACGCgcgagcggcggagcagcaGCCATCGGCACGACGCGGTGGCGGCGTAGCCCTTGTTCTACGGCAAGTCCGACCTGACCGAGCCATGAGGATGTGCGGTGACACTGTGACAGTGCCGAGTGCCGTGCCTCTTCGTGTGATGGCGCCTGgaaagtttgtttgtttttccATGGGGGATTAAAGGTGGTGATGGGAAGATTAGTGATGATGAGGGGTGTCGTTCAAGGGACGTAAAGAGGAGAGGCGATTAGGTGGGGACTCGGGGAAAAAAATGTTAGTGCCCATCATTGGCATGCTCCGATCTGCAGGATCTTTGGCTCTGAAATAAAAATACAGACGAACAGATTGTTCTGGTGGCCGCACAGCACGATGTTTTCGGGCATTGTAGGatctttttttctctcgaaAAACATGGGCATTGTAGGAAATCCATACTTGAAGCAAAGCTTAGTTAGTGAAAAGGACTGGACGGATACTGTAGAACGACTTGGCATGCATGGCACCGCGCGAGGGGAGACTTTTTTCTGAACCCGAACACGCCGGGGGATTGGTCCGGGCGGCAGGGAGCCAGCCATTTGCAGGGTAGATTCACGGCCGTTGGAATGTGACTCGCTGATGTTGGACTGAGgatgtgtttagatcactttgcattttgcatttttgtgtttttggaagtgaattttcaatatttaaagtgttaaatatagattaatcgcaaaactaattacagatctcatctgtaaactacgagacgaatctaatgagtccaattaatccatcattagagcatgtttactacaccattactatagcaatttagtgtctaatcatgtcataattaggctcattagattcgtctcgcgatttacagtccatttgtgtaatgtgatttattttttgactacatttagtataTCATACaagtgatttataaaaattttgcgttttgtGTTTTGGGATCTAAAGAAGGCCTGATAGTCCttgtgctttcaaaaaaaaaaaatcttgtgcGACAGTGAGGCTAAAATGATGCTGCTTCAAGGTGTAGCAAAATGCCAGATGCAACGACGACTTGGGTGGACCTGGCAAGGTTTTCTCAGATTTTTCTCGCATGGAGAAGGGCCCTGTCTTCAACTCTTCTATTTTCGGATCTATCTCTGATCTTTTTTATCAAAAATCACCGTGgcatttttctttcctttttgaaACAGGATACACACAGTGCTAGTTtgttcatattttttttctgctGGATGCTGTGAGAATGGTAAAGCTAAGCGTAGAGATTCTAGTTTTCAAAAGAACGTAGAGATTTGTGATGATTGAAGGCTGTAAAATTGCGGTGCCAGGAGATAGGTGTCCTGATTTCGTGGCATGGCTAGGACACTTCTGCAGGAATATTTAGGGCTTATTTTTGGAAATCTATTAAATTAACTAGTATGTTTTGAAAAAAAGATAAAGGTAACCTCCTTCGtgtgtttttttaaaagaaacacTCCATTTTTTTTAGAGTTCCTCTTCGTTCCGAGACTTTGTACATGATCTATATCTATATAATATATGAAAACAGTAGGGGGCTTCCCTGCTATTCTGGTCAAAAATTAGCCTTATGAGACTCGCAGGGCTGTTCTTTTCCCTCCTGTTCtgctttgaattttttttgctaaGAATCCACTGGACCCCGAGCTGAATCAGTTTAAAGCTTCAAATACACCTAAGATCCATACTATTTGTACACAAAACCAAGTAAACTACCGTGTATTTTAAGGCTAAGAACCAGGGTTGGCGCACGGGCAGCACGGgccctagctccgccactggagAGTCGTTCTTACGAGACTCGTTCTGACTTCTGAAAAGCACACTCCAGTTTGTTACAATGTTACCTGCTAAGCATGAGTGTGTACAGAAGAAACAATCACCATCAAGAGGTTGCACAGCAAGTCTCGTGCCCTAGATGTGATGATGCCGGTGTTGAAAACAAACTAATTGTCATAGGCTTTTCTTGGAACCTTTTATGCCAGAAGGGAGAAAGGAACACAATAAGCAAGTTGTGCGGCAGGTTCCATGAAAGAAACCTCGACATCAGGAGGAGAAACACACTATAATTCTGGGTTCCACATCTACGGCAC
This window contains:
- the LOC120689594 gene encoding leucine-rich repeat receptor protein kinase HPCA1-like translates to MGFVVVALAVGVVLAACVRACHGMTDSQDTSVLRALMDQWHNAPPTWGQSDDPCGDSPWEGVTCDNNKVISIKLSTMGIKGILAADIGQLSDLQSLDLSFNKDLSGVLTPNIGNLKQLTTLILAGCSFHGTIPDELGSLPKLSYMALNSNQFSGKIPASLGNLSSLYWFDIADNQMSGPLPISTSGGMGLDKLLKTKHFHFNKNQLSGPIPDALFSPEMTLIHLLLDGNKFTGSIPDSLGLVSTLEVVRLDRNSLSGPVPSNLKNLTKVNELNLANNQLTGTLPDLTGMDALNYVDLSNNTFDPSPCPAWFWRLPQLSALIIQAGRLYGTVSPRLFSDAQLNQLILDGNALNGTLDMGRSISSELSLVSLKDNEFSSFIVTSSYNGTLALAGNPVCEQARLPNTAAYCNLTQRAAAAPYSTSLVKCFSGPCPAGQSLSPQSCACAFPYQGVMYFRAPFFRDVGNGTAFQALESMLWTKLALTPGSVFLQDPLFDSDSYMEVQVKLFPSGGSAYFNRSEVMRIGFDLSNQTFKPPKEFGPYYFIASPYPFPESRSPSKSKGVIIGIAVGCGVLLVALAAAAVYAVVQRRRAQKAKAELGGPFASWARSEERGGAPRLKGARWFSYEELKRSTNNFAEVNELGYGGYGKVYRGMLPTGQSIAIKRAQQGSMQGGHEFKTEIELLSRVHHKNLVGLVGFCFEQGEQMLVYEFMPGGTLRDSLSGKSGLHLDWKKRLRVALGAARGLAYLHELADPPIIHRDVKSSNILMDEHLTAKVADFGLSKLVSDSERGHVSTQVKGTLGYLDPEYYMSQQLTEKSDVYSFGVVMLELIVAKQPIEKGKYVVREAKRLFDASDAEFCGLRGMVDARIMNTNHLAAFGKFVQLALRCVDEVATARPSMSEVVKEIEVMLQGEGLSSSSTSASTSATEFDVTKGAPRHPYNDPLPKKDKDVSTDSFDYSGGYSFQSKVEPK